From the Microbacterium thalassium genome, one window contains:
- a CDS encoding aspartate aminotransferase family protein, with amino-acid sequence MTEDLDARAKELDRAHVFHSWLAQAGLDLPVVAGGSGTTVWDHAGNRMLDFSSQLVNVNIGHQHPKVVAAIQEQAAELATIGPATAHLKRGEAAARIVAKAPEGFSKVFFTNGGADAIENAMRMARLSTGRDTVLSTYRSYHGNTGGAIVATGDWRRMPNQYARGHAHFFGPYLYRSEFWATTPEEESARALHHLERVIQAEGPQTIAAVLLESVPGTAGVLIPPPGYLAGVRALCDKHGIVLILDEVMAGFGRTGRWFAFDGYDVVPDLITFAKGVNSGYVPIGGVIISDPIAEVFDERVFPGGLTYSGHPLAAASIVASIDAMESEGIVDHAAVIGASAIGPGLLDLAHRHPLVGEVRGEGVFWVAEMVSDRDTREPLPAAGMGALKKEIIARGVMPMIVENRLHVVPPCVVTPDEVAQALAVFDEALTVVGSA; translated from the coding sequence ATGACCGAAGATCTCGACGCCCGCGCGAAGGAGCTCGACCGCGCGCACGTGTTCCACTCGTGGCTCGCGCAGGCGGGCCTGGACCTCCCCGTCGTGGCGGGCGGGTCGGGCACGACGGTGTGGGATCACGCCGGCAACCGGATGCTGGACTTCTCGAGCCAGCTCGTCAACGTCAACATCGGCCACCAGCATCCGAAGGTGGTCGCCGCGATCCAGGAGCAGGCCGCCGAGCTCGCGACGATCGGGCCCGCGACGGCACACCTCAAGCGCGGCGAGGCCGCCGCGCGCATCGTCGCGAAGGCCCCCGAGGGCTTCTCGAAGGTGTTCTTCACCAACGGCGGGGCCGATGCCATCGAGAACGCGATGCGCATGGCCCGGCTGAGCACGGGACGCGACACCGTGCTGTCGACCTATCGCTCGTACCACGGCAACACCGGCGGAGCCATCGTCGCCACCGGCGACTGGCGACGCATGCCGAATCAGTACGCGCGCGGCCACGCGCACTTCTTCGGGCCGTACCTGTACCGCTCGGAGTTCTGGGCGACGACGCCCGAAGAGGAGTCCGCCCGGGCGCTGCACCATCTCGAGCGCGTCATCCAGGCCGAGGGGCCGCAGACGATCGCCGCCGTGCTGCTGGAGTCCGTCCCCGGCACCGCCGGCGTGCTCATCCCGCCGCCGGGCTATCTCGCCGGCGTCCGCGCGCTGTGCGACAAGCACGGCATCGTGCTGATCCTCGACGAGGTCATGGCGGGTTTCGGGCGCACCGGACGCTGGTTCGCGTTCGACGGCTACGACGTCGTCCCCGACCTCATCACCTTCGCCAAGGGTGTGAACTCCGGGTACGTGCCCATCGGCGGCGTCATCATCTCGGATCCGATCGCGGAGGTCTTCGACGAGCGCGTCTTCCCGGGCGGACTGACCTACTCGGGTCATCCGCTCGCGGCGGCGTCCATCGTCGCCTCGATCGACGCCATGGAGTCCGAGGGGATCGTCGACCACGCGGCGGTCATCGGGGCGTCGGCCATCGGGCCGGGGCTGCTCGACCTGGCGCACCGGCATCCGCTCGTCGGCGAGGTGCGCGGCGAGGGTGTGTTCTGGGTCGCCGAGATGGTGAGCGACCGCGACACCCGCGAGCCGCTTCCGGCCGCGGGCATGGGCGCGCTGAAGAAGGAGATCATCGCGCGCGGCGTCATGCCGATGATCGTCGAGAACCGCCTGCACGTCGTGCCGCCGTGCGTGGTCACCCCCGACGAGGTCGCCCAGGCGCTGGCGGTCTTCGACGAGGCGCTCACGGTCGTCGGGAGTGCCTGA